The following nucleotide sequence is from Glycine max cultivar Williams 82 chromosome 9, Glycine_max_v4.0, whole genome shotgun sequence.
AGCATCTATAAGAAAAGATTCCATACCAGAGAGTTTGGTTACCTTCTTGTTGCCTTGCCGACGTTCTGTCAATAACTGAATTGTTTTAAGGGCACCTTTACAAACAACAGATTCATTCCCTCTTGTCACAACATGATGAGGTTGCATACGGCTCACAAATGTTGATCCTAAATCCTTCTTGTGAATTTCTGTAGGATATGTTGTTCCTTTTTTAATAGCCCCCTTGAACAGTGCATCACATAATATTACATCAAGAACCACAACGGATTTATTTGTTGGTTTCAcaagattttctttttcaacataTTTGAAGACAATATCAGTAGCTTCAGAAGCACTAAAAAGTTTCCCTGTGTCAGCTCCTACAGATGAAAATATGGAATTGACATGTACACTTGGTTTGTAGATTTCAGCCACTTCAAGAGTTTTGGATGAACGAATTTCATTGGCAGACTGAACACTGGGTTGCTCACTTTTCTCCACTTGCCTTTTTTCAGGCTTAAAGGATGAATAATCAGCATGTTTTCGGTTTACTGAAAATAGCATTACTTCCTTTTTGTGTTTATCTTCTTTCACTGATATCTGTACAAATGTGAATATGCGTGAAGAAAGAATCCAGAAACAGCATTGCAGAAAGCTTTACTAGTAGAAGACAAATGATCAAAAGGACCACAcacagtaaaaataaaaaacatcaatGCATTTTGTTCATGATGTATACATAAAATGGACATATAAGTAACTATCATGCATAATTTAATATTGTGTTTGTCCCATGATGCAGCTTATTTCACAAGAATACATGGATAAActttaattacattaataaaaaaacttcgtTTTCCgaaaacagcctctttgcatatgcaagggtaaggctgcgtacaatatccctcccccatacttTAATTACATTAATAGTCTCAAAAATTTCCAACGCATCATCAACCTTAAATACATTAGAAAGACAACATTATAAGAAACATCCCGAATTGAGAATCATTCCTTGAGTTGATTTCAGCAGCTATAACCTTCCAAAAGCAATTCATTcactaaaaactttaaaaaaagctTGTAAGACAGGAAAATTTAGAATGTCAAATCCccatttttctattcaatcttttctcatGGTCATAAATTTGGATAATACAGATTGTTATATAAACTTCCAATTAATATTTGCATATGGAATTAAGGGTACTACTCTGGTCCAACCTTCTATCTCCATTCCAATTCATGAAACAAATCTACAACAGAAAAATGTTGTCAAACTTATTTCTTTACCATAGTGCCTTGGATTACATATCTAACATGCTAAGAGGTTACACATCTAACAAGCTGAGGAGGCTCCAAAGTGTCGGAATGCTTCGTTAGAAGGTGCATCCTGACAGAAAAAGACATAAGGGCAATGCACTACTGACAGAGACCTACTTTGGCACATTCTAGATTCTAATTTTATAACTCATTTAACAATTTAAGGATTTCCCAGTCAATATCAGCAAGCTTCTATTACTATTCTACttatccaagtaaaaagaaagcAGTAGACGACAAACCAAGCCAGAGGTGGATTTTGCTTGTAACCACTTTGATAACTTTTTGTAGGAAGATTTTTTGATGTCTAAAGTGATTCCTGAAGGCCTACACGGCAATACATGGTTTGACCTGCAATGcccaaaaacaaataattattagattacTGGAGGTAAGCCTGACTTttcaattcaacacaaactaacagtgtatatttaatacaaacTGAAATGAATTTAAgtcagaaaaaaaatgttgaatacAAATGACAAAGCACTTGAATaattatcaaatatattatgCTGTCCtccaaatgacaataacttgaTTAAATGgaaagttatttattataactCAATTAAAACAGTTTTCTTTCATGCCCTCTGCTAAAACCCTTTCAAACAGAAATTCAATGTTTAATTCTTCAGCACTGACGTCCAGAgctaaattttcatatttagcTTAAATTCCCTGCTCAGTATAAAAATTGAGGTCTTGAAAAGTCACTACCAAAGTTCTCACTATCTCATCCAATTGAAAGTGCACTCCACAGAGATCATATTTTGGAGCCATTGTTACTAAGCAAACTATCTTTTCAAAATCTCTAAACTACACCTAATTGTCAACTGAAATTCTTGGTTTGCTAGATTTTTTTGGCCAATCTATTTCAAATGGTTCAACTTGGTCAACCAAGAggcaaagagagagagagaatcccACCATAGAGTGCTTCCAGGCAAGGGAAGGTCTTTGTCCTTCACCGTTGTGTGCAAAGCTTGAAGAAGGCACTTATCTAACAGGGAATTAACGTCTGCAGTTGATAGAGTCTGTTGGTCATCTGGGTCATTAGCAGAGGCAGTATCCCGTAAATTCAAATCAGCCACGCCTTCAGTTACTTCAGCAGCGGTATCATTTTCATTACCATTTGGCATCGTCAATGCAGGGTTAGAATCAGGTTGGAACTCATTTACATCTAGAGATTCCTCCGGTCCATCACCTTTTGGGTTGTTGTGCTGATCAATTGATGTCTCACCGACAGCCTCAGTCAAATCAGAATCATGAGAAGCTTGTAACAAAGAAGGATCCTCAAAGACAACATCTTCGAAAAAACCTGCATTAGGCACGCAATGCCCCTCGGCAGATTCCCTGCAAATCCAATGAACAGATTGATTCAATTTGTTTTACTTGTACTGAATAAAAGGATCATCAGGCTGTCTCTAGCTACACTTGCCAAAGCAAATCACGATAGTAATGAGTTATTCTCAGCGCCTTTCCACGTAATCCAGCTTTTAATGCTTCAGCACTGCTCATTGTAGTACTCCCAACCTTCAAGAGAATCAATGAATTTTGAGCTGACATGTAACCTATGGAATATTAAATAGTGCATGCACTGACAACGTAAAGCATTTTTTATATTGCCATCCAATCCAACCACAAACAACCATCTGTAGTAAGTTTGTTAACTTTCGCAATAACTACCTTAAAAAACCATGACAATGATTGGTTTCTGATTGGttgacaatataattttttctttacacTGACAGTGCATAGTAATTAAACTTGATAATACAATATGAAGAAGCAAAGTACATTACGTACTGCAATGGGAGCAGAATTTCCGGGTACTTTGACAGCCCAAGGTTCCCCAGCCCGAAAGGAAGGAAGACCTTCGGGAGGCACAGTTATACCAGGGAACATCAAGTCTGCTCCTCCGATAACGAACCGGGATACCTCACCACCCTTTAGCACGAAAACTGGCAGTAGCTCAGGGACCATCCACAGTGCATAAACTGCATccagtcattttaattttagttctcaGAACTCAAGTTTTGGTTTTGCTACTATGAAGCATGGATACGTTTCCAACGGCGGCACACCCGGACACTTGTTTGACACTTCTTATTAGGTGTctgattcaaaaaatattttgttgactTGAACTCATAAAGTCATC
It contains:
- the LOC100776835 gene encoding eukaryotic translation initiation factor 2D isoform X1; the protein is MFKKAVEAKSHQRLSGADRKKLRRSIKDKFPRVSDSDLDALLPPKAEITIAKLQNRVHVYAVEGGFPMFFDVDGRGSDIFPTVYALWMVPELLPVFVLKGGEVSRFVIGGADLMFPGITVPPEGLPSFRAGEPWAVKVPGNSAPIAVGSTTMSSAEALKAGLRGKALRITHYYRDLLWESAEGHCVPNAGFFEDVVFEDPSLLQASHDSDLTEAVGETSIDQHNNPKGDGPEESLDVNEFQPDSNPALTMPNGNENDTAAEVTEGVADLNLRDTASANDPDDQQTLSTADVNSLLDKCLLQALHTTVKDKDLPLPGSTLWSNHVLPCRPSGITLDIKKSSYKKLSKWLQAKSTSGLISVKEDKHKKEVMLFSVNRKHADYSSFKPEKRQVEKSEQPSVQSANEIRSSKTLEVAEIYKPSVHVNSIFSSVGADTGKLFSASEATDIVFKYVEKENLVKPTNKSVVVLDVILCDALFKGAIKKGTTYPTEIHKKDLGSTFVSRMQPHHVVTRGNESVVCKGALKTIQLLTERRQGNKKVTKLSGMESFLIDAEALASELQKKFACSTTVAELPGKKGNEVLVQGGVIDDLARHLIDQYGVPKRYIEVLDKTKK
- the LOC100776835 gene encoding eukaryotic translation initiation factor 2D isoform X2, whose protein sequence is MPCFLPRIKQAEITIAKLQNRVHVYAVEGGFPMFFDVDGRGSDIFPTVYALWMVPELLPVFVLKGGEVSRFVIGGADLMFPGITVPPEGLPSFRAGEPWAVKVPGNSAPIAVGSTTMSSAEALKAGLRGKALRITHYYRDLLWESAEGHCVPNAGFFEDVVFEDPSLLQASHDSDLTEAVGETSIDQHNNPKGDGPEESLDVNEFQPDSNPALTMPNGNENDTAAEVTEGVADLNLRDTASANDPDDQQTLSTADVNSLLDKCLLQALHTTVKDKDLPLPGSTLWSNHVLPCRPSGITLDIKKSSYKKLSKWLQAKSTSGLISVKEDKHKKEVMLFSVNRKHADYSSFKPEKRQVEKSEQPSVQSANEIRSSKTLEVAEIYKPSVHVNSIFSSVGADTGKLFSASEATDIVFKYVEKENLVKPTNKSVVVLDVILCDALFKGAIKKGTTYPTEIHKKDLGSTFVSRMQPHHVVTRGNESVVCKGALKTIQLLTERRQGNKKVTKLSGMESFLIDAEALASELQKKFACSTTVAELPGKKGNEVLVQGGVIDDLARHLIDQYGVPKRYIEVLDKTKK